In Candidatus Omnitrophota bacterium, one genomic interval encodes:
- the metG gene encoding methionine--tRNA ligase subunit beta, which yields MASFEDFKKLEFKTAKIKEVNDHPNADRLYVIMLDVGDKTKQVVAGIKNAYKKEDLVGRQVVLVDNLDPAMLRGVESQGMILAASDDKGMAIVTPDKEMTPGSVVK from the coding sequence ATGGCCAGTTTCGAGGATTTTAAAAAACTGGAATTCAAGACAGCGAAGATAAAAGAGGTGAACGACCACCCTAATGCCGACAGGCTATACGTGATAATGCTCGACGTGGGGGATAAGACAAAACAGGTCGTTGCAGGCATAAAGAACGCGTATAAGAAAGAGGATCTCGTCGGTCGCCAGGTCGTCCTGGTCGATAATCTCGATCCGGCTATGCTGCGCGGCGTGGAGAGCCAGGGCATGATACTGGCCGCTTCCGACGATAAGGGGATGGCGATAGTGACGCCCGACAAAGAGATGACGCCGGGGAGCGTCGTAAAGTAA
- the tadA gene encoding tRNA adenosine(34) deaminase TadA, with translation MTRIDEIYMTEALREAKKAFEKDEVPVGAVIVHSGRVIARAHNQIKMLKDPTAHAEMIAVTQAASYLGSERLLESAIYVTIEPCAMCAGALILARVNRLCFGAPDAKTGAFGSVLDINKKKLNHRISVTKGVLEERCAGILKEFFKKKRNTKSF, from the coding sequence ATGACCAGGATCGACGAAATATACATGACGGAGGCTTTGAGGGAGGCAAAGAAGGCCTTTGAAAAGGACGAAGTCCCCGTCGGAGCTGTAATAGTCCACAGCGGCAGGGTAATAGCCAGGGCACATAACCAGATAAAGATGCTGAAGGACCCTACGGCGCACGCCGAGATGATAGCGGTCACGCAGGCCGCATCTTATCTGGGAAGCGAACGGTTGCTTGAGAGCGCGATCTATGTTACTATTGAGCCTTGTGCGATGTGCGCGGGCGCCCTTATCCTGGCAAGGGTGAATAGGTTGTGTTTTGGGGCCCCCGATGCTAAGACGGGCGCGTTCGGTTCCGTCCTGGATATCAATAAGAAGAAGCTGAACCACAGGATATCGGTAACAAAAGGCGTGTTGGAAGAAAGATGCGCCGGGATATTGAAAGAGTTCTTTAAGAAGAAACGAAATACAAAGTCTTTTTAG
- a CDS encoding GIY-YIG nuclease family protein codes for MYNVYALLSLKNGKRYIGFTSKTPELRLKEHNKGCNSWARQNRPFELIYMEECDTSKEARNREKFLKSGQGRREIDNVLRARSSTG; via the coding sequence ATGTATAACGTGTATGCGTTGCTTAGTCTAAAAAATGGCAAGAGATATATCGGCTTTACGTCCAAAACTCCGGAGTTGAGGTTGAAAGAGCATAACAAGGGATGCAACAGTTGGGCTCGCCAGAATAGGCCATTTGAACTTATTTATATGGAAGAGTGTGATACTTCAAAAGAAGCGAGAAATAGAGAAAAATTTCTCAAATCAGGTCAAGGTAGAAGGGAAATAGACAATGTTTTGCGCGCCCGTAGCTCAACTGGATAG